The Sporosarcina sp. ANT_H38 DNA segment CTGTTTTCCATTGCTTAATCGTTCTGACGATTTATCAATTTGTTGTCGTCTCTCTGCAATTTTCGGCAGAGAAGGATCTGCTTTTAAATACGTGCGAGCAATTTGTAAATCGTCATGTTCTGCAGGAGTATTGAAGCGTTGTTTTTTCTGTTCAACTTTTCTTTGCTGCTCTTTTTCTTTTCTCGCATTTTCTTCAAATTCTCTTCTAAGTCTTTCGATGAATTCTTCTTGTGATAACTGTGTTGAAGGCTGTTTCGGTTTAACTTCAGTTACTTGTTCAGGCTGACGGACTTGTTCTGTTTCAACATTGCTTTGCTGCACTACTTCTTCTTTCTTACCTGTTAAAAATTTTGCTATAAACTTATCGACCAATTCCTCTGATGAAGAGTGTTCAGGAACAGATTTAACCTTACTTCCTTGTTCAAACTGACGGGCTCTTTCTGCTTCAATAGCCTGTTTTTCTTCACGATATTTTTGTAAATCAACGACCAAACTATTATATTCCTGACGATCACGGTTAATATCGCCTTGTGGAGTCTCTACACCACGCTTTTCCATTTCGTTAGCTACATGGCCAAGGTGGACTGTCGGAAGTTGTTCAAGACCACGGGCTTCATGAGAAAGATGGGAAATCCGTTCTTGCACGCCCTCTCTTTCCAAACTCTTATTTGCATGGTTCGACCACTCTTCACGCCATTGGTTTAATAACTCTTTGTTGTTCCAGTCACGATTTTTTTTGCCGAATCCATCGCTCATAATTTCTCTTGTCGTTAACATGACATGTGCATGAGGATTATTCGAGTCATCACGGTGGATACAGATGTCTGCAATCATGCCTTTATCTACAAATTCTTTTTGTACAAAATCACGAATCAATTCTTTCTGTTGTCCATTCGATAATTCAACGGGCAATGCAATATTTATTTCACGAGCAAGCTGAGAGTCTTTTCTATTCTCGGCTTTTTCAACTGCATTCCAAAGACGTTCACGATCCTTCATCCATTCAGGAGAATTGGAAGGAGCAAGAATCATGGAATCTGGAGTTACTTCTCTGCGATAAAATTTTTCTTCTCCAGTACGTTCGTCTTGCAATTTATCACCCGAGCGATAAGCAGCAGCAGCAACTGCGGATTGACCTTTTCCTCTTGAAAGAACTTGCGCTGAAAAATGATAGATTGCCATGATTCTCACCCCCTCATTATGATATACCCCGCTACGCGAATCCAAATTGACAAAACAAAAATGTGGAATCGTAGATGACACACTTTGAATTTTGGAAACCGCTGACCAGCGGACGGTCTTTAAGTTGCGAAGCAATAGCACACATCGGAACGATGTATAAGTGCACCCTTGTCACTTCGTTCTCTTGGGACATCATACCACACCTCCCTTACCATTCCTAGCTATTGATTGGTTATTTTTCCAATATTACGGTAAACTATAAGACAACTAATAAGAATTGGGAGTTGATTGAATTGACTACACGTAAAACGGATGAAGATCGATTACAGGAATTAGAAAAACAAATTGAACAAATGAAAGCAAGAAAGCAACAAGTAGAGAATAAAATTAAACAAAAGGAACGAAAAGAACGAACTCGTAGATTGATTCAAGTGGGAGCGATATTCGAAAAATACTTTGAGATTGAAGGTGAGGAACAAGCTGAACAAGTCTCATATGCTTTGAAAACTTATGTCGAGAAAAATAAATCTAGTTTTTTAAATATCGATCTTGAAAAATCAAAAGAGAAGGATGCAATAGTTTACAAAGAAGGTGTAGAAGGTTTGTTTATACCCGAAGTAAAGAATACTGGATATAACACAAAAAAAGAGGAACCAAATAATAATATCGAGGAAAAAAAAGAACAAAATGAAAAGTCCATTCCCGAAAATAAAAGCACTGAATATAAACTGAAAGAGGTAAAACAAAACTGAAGACGGTGACATTCACATCATCCATTGAAAAAAAGATCAGCTCAAGCTGATTTCCTAACTGAAGTTAGCTTTAATTCGGCAAGAATGATGTACAAAGGGCAGTGTCAACGGTAAATGTCTGACTGGAGCGTTAGCGAAAGGAATTTAAGGAGTTGACACGTTAAGTGACTCTCCAACCTCTTTTTGATTCTCACCCATGTGAGGACCTGCTACCCGGCGAGGGGGTTGGGGGGCTGCCACTTTTCAAAAGGGGCAAGGTCTTGCTCTTAATCCTTTAACACAAATCAATTTTGTTTCCTCGAATATTTCTTCGTTTTTCTCCAATACACCTAAAAAGCGTTCTAACCCTCTTTAAATGCGTTCTAATTCACTTGTGTAGTTATATTGAATTTTTACTTTAAAAAGCTTTTATGGAGATCCTGAGCGTTTTAAAGGGTAGTTTAATAGAGATGGACAACCCCTAATTACTTTTTTAAGAGAAAAAGAGAATTAAATTTATTTTTACTTTCCACCACCACCACGTTCTTCGCGCGCGTTGTTTGTTGTTGTTTTAAAGAACTTTGTTTAAGTTCTTTGTTTTAAGTGATTTAGGCACCCTCTGAACCCTTGATATGACTGGGTTTGTAAGGTCGAAAGGTAACAGTTTCGGTTCGAAAGGTAACAGTTTCGGTTCCGTAAAGGTAACAGTTTCGGTTCGAAAGGTAACAGTTTCGGTTCGAAAGGTAACAGTTTCGGTTCGAAAGGTAATTAATGATAAAAGGTGTTATACTTATTGTTGACACTGGATTTAAAGATATATATATTGATAGTAAAGTAACAACTTAAGAAAACGATACAAAAGGAGAGATTCCATGAAAGAAAATTACGTTGTTACACAAGGAAATAATTTAATTGAAGCCAGACATAGGAAACCTTTAAATGCTCGGGAGCAAAAAATTATTCTTACAATGGTGTCTATGATTAATCCAACTGATGAGGATTTCACAGAATATGTAATTTCTATAAAAGATTTTCATGAAATGCTCGGTTTACAAGGGAGAGAAAAATATACAGAAATTAAAATGGTGGTAGAAAATTTAATGTCTAAAGTAATTGAAATTCCTCGTGAAGATGGGGGGTGGTTACTAACGCACTGGGTTTCAACTGCTGAATACATGCAAGGAAAAGGTGCAATACGACTCAAATTTGTTCCAGAGTTAAAGCCATATATGTTGCAGTTAAAGAATCAGTTTACGTCATACCGATTAAGCAATATTTTATCCCTTAATAGCACCTATTCTATTCGGTTATATGAACTCATGAAAAAATGGCAACATCTAGGCAAATGGGATTTTTCTGTTGAAGAATTAAGAAGTAAATTAGGAGTTGGTGAAAAAAAATATCCGAGATACGCTAATTTTAAAGCTCGTGTTTTGATGACAGCCATTATAGAAGTAAATGAAAAAACAGACCTCTACATAAGTATTAATGAAAATAAAAATGGACGCAGCGTGGAGCGTATTGGGTTTATAATCCAACACTCGGTCGAAAAAGAAATCAAACTACCCGAACAAAAACAGAAACCTAAACAGCCAGAAAAAGTATTCGAAAATGAAGATGTACGAACTCGTTTGAATGCATTAGCAGAGGGTTATATAATTGATCAATTTTACTTCGCTCAAATGTATCAGGGAGCATCATTTATTTGGAATGATGATGCTGAAAAAGAATTGAGCATGCTCATTCATTATGTGAACGAAGAAGAAAGCGTAAAAAATCCTCTAGGATTTATCAAAAAGAAGTTGCAAGATTGTGCTCAACTTTTTCAAGAAGGATTGCCTATTACGTTCGCCAATTTACAATCAACCAAACGAAAATCGGGACGGGAAGAAAAAGTTCCTGATTGGTTTAATAAAAGAGAAAACACGGCTGACGTACGTACGGAAGATGAAAAAAAAGCATTTGAGGAAGAACGACGAAAATTACTGGAGGAGTTGGGGATGCAGGATAGCCAATGAAAACAAACTAATGAATAAAAAAGGTCGATCTCTCACAAGGGAAATCGACCTTTTTTATTATGTATGTAGCATGCACATGCCATCCAATTATTCCGTATCATTATTTCCAAAACTGATACCATTTTTTATTCTCAGTAGGGGTTATTATTTCTTTTTCTTGAACAGTTGCAGCCATTTGTTTTCTACTTTCTTGGTTTTCTCTTATGGCTGTCATTAACTTTCTGTCTCGTTCTTCTAATTTAGTATCTATATACTCTTGTTGTTTCTGCATGTGTTCAACCAATGACTGAATGACTTTGTTTTGTTCGTGGATGGCTTTATTCATGTCCTGTAAGGCTTCTCCGACATTCACAGTCATCTGTTCACCATCATCGTTCATGGTTATAGTCACAGGGTTGTCTGTATCTACCAAGGCTTTTTCGACTTGCTCCAAACTCTTTCCGTCATCATAGTGTTTCCTAATAGTAAGGATAATTGAAATCGACTCAGAAGCTATAAAATAGCTTTTTCCCTTCTTTTGAACATTTAGGTGGTGTCCGTGATTCCTAATGTACCTACGAATGGTTGCGTTTGGTATGTTTGTTTGTTTCTCAACCGCTAATACAGTTAGCCATTCAACGTCTTTGTTCATGCAGTCACCTCACCCCGTTCACCATCTAGTCATTATAGAGTAGTTCGCTATCTATCAAGGAAATCCTGCGGTTACGGTCATGATTGCAGTCACGGATTCGTTCATGCGGTCACGGCCAAATAAAAAAGACCGTCCATGACCGGTCTTCTGCCAATATACACCACTTGTTTACATAAGATCCGTTCACGGAAGTATTCAAGATGAAAATTAATTTGCTTCAACAATATAGGGAATTAGATGTTTTGCATCACGGTCAACACCACATATCAAGGCTGACCCACGTTGATACTGCCAAGGTAAACCTATAAAATAAAGACCTTTAATCGGACTTATACCTCTTTCCTGAACAGGTTTTCCATTTGATGAAGTAGCACCATCTATACGAATCCAATCATAGGAAGGAATAAAACCGGTTGACCATACAATATTTTCGAATGAATGTACGCTATTATCTTCAAACAGAACTTCATTTCCCTTGACCCTAACTACCTTTGGCTTTACATTAACTTTACGTTCAGTTATTAATGTTTTTAATTTGTATCCAAAGATAGGATCACTTTGTTTCCTAAACCAACTTCCCTTTTTTGTATTGACTCCAGCATACAATAGTCCAAAAAGTTCTAACCAGTAAAATATGCTTTTTCCTAAAAAACGAAGTGGCAAAAACTTAAATGGATGACTTACAGCCAAGGTTACATTTCTCTCTTGTGCTAATTCAACTGCAATTTGTGCCCCTGAATTCCCTCCCCCCACCACTAATACTGAACCTTTTAGAATTTGCTTAGGGGAAAAATACGAGGAAGAATGAATTTGAAATGGCTTTTCCCCTTTATCTAGTATAACTGGTGGAACAAAAGGTTTTTGAAACGCACCTGATGCAATCACAACTTGATTTGCTTCAATGATTCCTTGATTTGTTTCT contains these protein-coding regions:
- the mobQ gene encoding MobQ family relaxase; this translates as MAIYHFSAQVLSRGKGQSAVAAAAYRSGDKLQDERTGEEKFYRREVTPDSMILAPSNSPEWMKDRERLWNAVEKAENRKDSQLAREINIALPVELSNGQQKELIRDFVQKEFVDKGMIADICIHRDDSNNPHAHVMLTTREIMSDGFGKKNRDWNNKELLNQWREEWSNHANKSLEREGVQERISHLSHEARGLEQLPTVHLGHVANEMEKRGVETPQGDINRDRQEYNSLVVDLQKYREEKQAIEAERARQFEQGSKVKSVPEHSSSEELVDKFIAKFLTGKKEEVVQQSNVETEQVRQPEQVTEVKPKQPSTQLSQEEFIERLRREFEENARKEKEQQRKVEQKKQRFNTPAEHDDLQIARTYLKADPSLPKIAERRQQIDKSSERLSNGKQFLLWKSQTINEAASQYKSIAHNQGRIQEQLQKIEQINWLNPLKFKDNRTIKEHAEGVISDCLNQINGLEEKLNYHREKLGFETEIEFKQVQAKSETERPGLIETNRSQRQQIAREIDALSNAENALKNGFVRQVAFNYPERSEMQYMSYETAHKLNEVNKKNGKIVPVEATEKFVTNKHQEIKQLKDKVSYTEQYSSRLHRAENYLKDYEKYRDIVENYKNKNSFSKMFVSKSTKNEYEKAVIARDSYENYMKREGITGRTDFEKQSKTYEDMQVRIPEFNGLIKTALNGLGILDAIVKGIEQAGREQERSTRQQQLQRGKGKGKKRENRWDMER
- a CDS encoding replication initiation protein; protein product: MKENYVVTQGNNLIEARHRKPLNAREQKIILTMVSMINPTDEDFTEYVISIKDFHEMLGLQGREKYTEIKMVVENLMSKVIEIPREDGGWLLTHWVSTAEYMQGKGAIRLKFVPELKPYMLQLKNQFTSYRLSNILSLNSTYSIRLYELMKKWQHLGKWDFSVEELRSKLGVGEKKYPRYANFKARVLMTAIIEVNEKTDLYISINENKNGRSVERIGFIIQHSVEKEIKLPEQKQKPKQPEKVFENEDVRTRLNALAEGYIIDQFYFAQMYQGASFIWNDDAEKELSMLIHYVNEEESVKNPLGFIKKKLQDCAQLFQEGLPITFANLQSTKRKSGREEKVPDWFNKRENTADVRTEDEKKAFEEERRKLLEELGMQDSQ
- a CDS encoding DUF3967 domain-containing protein, whose protein sequence is MNKDVEWLTVLAVEKQTNIPNATIRRYIRNHGHHLNVQKKGKSYFIASESISIILTIRKHYDDGKSLEQVEKALVDTDNPVTITMNDDGEQMTVNVGEALQDMNKAIHEQNKVIQSLVEHMQKQQEYIDTKLEERDRKLMTAIRENQESRKQMAATVQEKEIITPTENKKWYQFWK
- a CDS encoding NAD(P)/FAD-dependent oxidoreductase, whose product is MDYYDVVIVGAGQAGIAMGSYLKQEGLSFILLDSNVRIGDSWRQRYDSLELFTSRKYSSLPKLQMNGSSNGFPTKDEMADYLEHYATHFGLPVKLNTSVINIKKNRETFKVETNQGIIEANQVVIASGAFQKPFVPPVILDKGEKPFQIHSSSYFSPKQILKGSVLVVGGGNSGAQIAVELAQERNVTLAVSHPFKFLPLRFLGKSIFYWLELFGLLYAGVNTKKGSWFRKQSDPIFGYKLKTLITERKVNVKPKVVRVKGNEVLFEDNSVHSFENIVWSTGFIPSYDWIRIDGATSSNGKPVQERGISPIKGLYFIGLPWQYQRGSALICGVDRDAKHLIPYIVEAN